A part of Astyanax mexicanus isolate ESR-SI-001 chromosome 2, AstMex3_surface, whole genome shotgun sequence genomic DNA contains:
- the cdkn1d gene encoding cyclin-dependent kinase inhibitor 1D, with amino-acid sequence MAMMSSQCDHGELDSGEEDVKPRVAAVRRNLFGPVDHQQLQQDFQRLLCMSMEVAKQRWNFDFQSERPASGAVEWEEMRCQDVPAFYRSCVVRAGASKCRLESQTPVSSDRGALVASVAQEEYLELRASGAFRGAKLEKRRKLKPLGVKHRQATITDFFTVKKRRFLHQKVSSRQ; translated from the exons ATGGCTATGATGTCATCTCAGTGTGATCACGGGGAGCTCGACAGCGGAGAAGAGGATGTAAAGCCGAGGGTTGCGGCCGTCCGGCGGAACCTCTTTGGCCCAGTGgatcaccagcagctccagcaggaCTTCCAGAGGCTGCTCTGCATGAGCATGGAGGTGGCCAAGCAGCGCTGGAACTTCGACTTTCAGAGCGAACGGCCTGCGTCCGGAGCGGTGGAATGGGAGGAGATGCGCTGCCAGGACGTCCCTGCGTTTTACCGCAGCTGTGTGGTGAGGGCAGGGGCGTCCAAATGCAGGCTGGAGTCACAAACACCGGTCAGCAGTGACAGGGGGGCTTTAGTGGCCTCCGTGGCCCAAGAAGAGTACCTGGAGCTGAGGGCCAGTGGAGCATTCAGAGGAGCCAAGCTGGAGAAGAGAAGAAAGTTAAAGCCACTGGGGGTCAAACACAGACAAGCCACCatcacag ACTTCTTCACTGTAAAGAAGAGGAGGTTTCTTCATCAGAAAGTGTCTTCAAGACAGTGA